The Sorangiineae bacterium MSr11954 DNA segment CCGCCCCGACGACGAAATCGACCTAGGCCTCGGCGCGGTTCTCATCGCGCGCGACGTCTATCCCGACCTGGATATCGAGCGAACCTTGGGGGCCTTCGATGAGTTGGCGCGGCCGCTGCAGGGGCTTGGCCTCGAGCATGCAAGCCCGCTGGCGCAGGCCGAGCACCTGCGCAGCCACCTGCACGTGACGTGCGGCTTCAACGGAAATGAGCGCGACTACTACGATGCGCGCAATAGCCTTATTTCCGATGTTCTCCAGCGTCGTTTGGGCATCCCCATCTCCTTGTCGGTGATCTATTGCGAAGTCGCCAAGCGGGTCGGCGTGTTCGCGCGCGGGGTGAGCTTCCCGGGACACTTTTTGGTGCGCATCGACCCCCCGTCGATGCGCGCCGCCGCAGCGCACACCACCTACGGGGCTGCCGACGTGCAAGCGGCGCACCTGGCGGACCTTGCCGATCTTTCCGAAGATATCGACCTGGAACCTGTGTTCGTCGACCCATTTTTTGGCTGCCGGGTGCTCGGCCCGCGCGATCTGTCCGCACTGCACGCCAAGACCATGGGCGACAGCCCGATGACCCCTGACACCTTGGCCGCCGCCACCCCCCGCGCCATCCTCCATCGCATGCTGGTCAACTTGCGCGCCGTGTACCTTTCGCGCGGGGACATGGCGCGCGCGATGTTGTCCATCGATCGCATCTTGTGTTTGACCCCCAACGCCACCGAGCCGCTGCGTGAACGCGGTCTTCTCTCGGCCCGCCTGGGGGCGCGCGAGCAAGCGCTGGCCGATCTGGAGCGCTTCTTGGAGCTGGCGCCGCACGCCGAAGATGCGCCCCAGATCCGGGCGCGGGTGGCGGCGCTGAAAAAGGAGCACACGACCCTCAACTGAGAACGCCTGGCGCGCCTGGCGCCCTAGCCCGCAGACGTGAGCGCCAGGTGAGGAGGATGTGTCGAATACGTGGCGGACGGCACGCTTGACGTAGGGGGTGAGTCGGGTCGATATGCTCGGCATCGTCCGATGCCGAAACCGATGCCGAAAGCAACATCCCGTTCCACCTCCCGGCAGGCAGCAAGCTCCGCGCCGGCGAAGGTTTCCCCCCGCAAAGCCTTCGAGGCCGCGCGCACCGTGCACCCCGTGGGCATCACGGGCAAGGAACGTCCCGTCGACATCGTGACCCATATGTTCCCGGCCTATGTGGGCCGCCAGGAACGAACGGCGTTCGAGTTGATGCGCCGGAGCATCGCCGAGGACTGTTGCACCTTCTTGACCTTGTCGGGCGCGATGACCCCGGCGGGGCTCCATCAGTCGTGCCTGATTCCTCTGCTCGATCGCGGGCTGGTGGACTGCATCACGACCACCGGAGCCAATTTGTATCATGACGCTCACCGCATCATCGGGCACCGCATTCGCGAGATCGAGCCCAACGCAGGCGACCTGCAATACCGGCTTGCGCGCATCATCCGTATTTACGATCTGGGCTTCTGGGAGGAGACGCTCCTCGAGACCGACAAGCTCTTCTCGGCCATCCTGCAGAAGCCGGAGTTCCAGAAGAAGATGACCACCACCGAGCTGCACTACCTGCTCGGCAAGAACATCGCGCGCATCGAAGACGCCCTCGGCGTCACCAGCCCGTCGCTGCTCTCAACGGCGTACCGCTATGGGGTACCGATCTTCGTGGGCGCGGTGCAGGACGGATCCATTTTCCTCAACATCGTCAAGTTGAAGAGGCTCCTCGGGCCGGCCTTCAAGCTCGAAATCGACGTGAACGACGATGTGTTCGAAATGGGCGCCATCCAGCGTCACTGTTTCTCGACCCTCGGCAAGCCGATGGCCATCTGGATCCTCGGCGGCGGCGTTCCAAAGAACTACACGCTCCAGGGCGAGCCGCTGCTCGATCAAATCCTGTCGGTGCCCACCCACGGCTTCGACATCGACGTGCAGTTCTGCGTCGATCCCGTCGACAACGGGGCGCTCAGCTCGTGCCCCGCGGGCGAGGGGCACACCTGGGGCAAGGTCTCCGCCGAGAGCGTGGCCTCGGGCTCCGTGTACGTGCACGCCGACGTGACCGCCGTCTTTCCGTGGCTCACCTATGCGCTGCTCTCCGATCCGCGCATCCACCGCCGCCACCGCCGCCTCTACGATGCGCGCGAGAAGGCCGTTCTCGGGCTTCAGGCCGAGGTGGAGAAGCGACGGAAGAAATTGCTTCCTACACTGAATTTTCCACTGCCAAAGGAAAATGTTGCAGATCGGCCCGTGAAGAAGGCCAAGGTCAAGGCGAAGGCGAAGAGCAAAAAGAAGCGATAGGCCCGCGGCTCCGCACCCCAACCGGCCCACCCCAACCCTGGGGGGAGCGTGACGGCGTTAGCGGTCGAAGACGAAGGTGCTCACGAGCTCGAAGAGGGCGAAGATTTTGGCGGAGTCTGTGGCTTCGAAGGCTACGCCGAAGCGGAGGGCCGGCGAGGGCGGGGAAGGGCGGACCCAGACGATGCGGGCGGGGATTTCTAGCGGGTCCCAGAGGGTGGGGGCGATGAAGGAGAGGGCGACCCGGTCGTTTTCTCGAAGGAGGGGGGAGGGTGGCGCGCTGGCGCGGCCGGACATTTCGAGGCCGGCGCCGCCGAGGCCAATGTCGTGAACGCGGGCCTCGCCTTGCCATCCGCCGGCGTGCGACATTCCCACGACGAAGCGCACAGGCTTGCGCTCGTGAACCCGGAAAGGGCGCTCTGCCGGTCCTTGCCCCATTGGCTCTTCCAACGGTAGCACCTTCTTCTGTCTTTTCTTTCGGCTCCTTGTGGCTCCCTGTGGCGTCTCGTCGCTTCGAGGTGCTCGTTCTGGGCCGCTGCTCCGTTCTCCGTTGGCGTAAGGAAGGCCAAACCGGTTACCATGGCACGGCGGAACGAAGAGAGACCGATCCATGACCCAGGACACCCGCAAAGATCCGCGTGCGAAGATCGTCAGCTTGAACGTCCGCTACAAGAGCGCGACCGTTGACGAATTCATCGAGAATCACTCGCACGACGTAAGCAAAGGGGGCATCTTCATCAAGACGTCCACGCCCTTTGCGCAAGGAACGCTGCTCAAATTCGAAATCCGGCTCGCCGGCGATCAAGCGGTGATCGCCGGGGTCGGTCGCGTCGTGTGGAAGCGCGAGCCTGCGCAGGCCAGCGCTGAGCGACCGGGCGGCATGGGCGTGAAGTTCATCAAGATCGATGAAAATTCACGCGCGGTCATCGATCGGCTGGTGGGCGCCAAGGAGGATGCCGGCTCCGCGTTCACCTCCGAGCTGAAAGAGCCTCTGGCCGCGCTTCGCGAGAAGACGGGCGGGGTGGTCTCGCCGGTGGGGGCCGCGCCGCGACCGGGCAAGTCCACGATTATGGGCATGGGATCGCTCCACCCGGACAATGCCGCCGCGGGAGGACCCCCGCGACCGGCGGCAGGAAATCCGGCGGAGCCGCGCACCGCAGCCGTGGGCGGGACGGCGACGGCAAAAGGTCCGGCGGCAGGTGCCACCAAGCCGGGGGGCGGCTTCTTCCCGACGACGCAATCCGAAGTGGAGATGCCTCCGCCGGAAGAGCGCACCATGATGAAGCAAGCCGCCGAGCTGCTGGAGGAGGCGCTCAAGGGCGCCGGCGGCTCCATGGAGGAAGTGGGGAACAATCCCCTCTTTGCGTCGACCCGGGCTGCGGTGCCCAAGCCTGCGCCGAGCGGCGTGGCGCCCATCGCGCCGAGCGGGCGCGCAAAAGCTCCGACCCCCGCCGCGGGGATCCCCGTTCCGCCCAAATCGGGCGTGGCCATCGGCGAGCCTCCTCCGTCGACCCGCAGCTTTGGCTCCGGCGGATCGACCACACCGGGCGTGCCTGCGCCTCCCGCGTCGGCCCCCGCACCGCTGCGGGTGAAGGCGCCTTCGTCGCCGCCGCCGCCGGTCGTGCCCAAGCCGCTCTCGGCGCCGCCGCCCGCGGTGGTCAAAGCGCCGTCGTCTCCGCCGCTCGGGCCCAAGCCGCTGTCGGCGCCGCCGCCGCGGCTCGCACCGTCGACTCCTGCGCCGGCCATCACGGCCCCGCCCCCGTCGGCACCTCGCTCCGCCACCGCGGCGATCCCCACGCCTCCGCCCTCGGCGCCCGCGCCGCTGCGGGTGCGCGCGCCCGGGAGCGATCTGGTCGACGATGTGTCGATCCCGAAGGCGCC contains these protein-coding regions:
- a CDS encoding tetratricopeptide repeat protein produces the protein MASFEQFASRPDDEIDLGLGAVLIARDVYPDLDIERTLGAFDELARPLQGLGLEHASPLAQAEHLRSHLHVTCGFNGNERDYYDARNSLISDVLQRRLGIPISLSVIYCEVAKRVGVFARGVSFPGHFLVRIDPPSMRAAAAHTTYGAADVQAAHLADLADLSEDIDLEPVFVDPFFGCRVLGPRDLSALHAKTMGDSPMTPDTLAAATPRAILHRMLVNLRAVYLSRGDMARAMLSIDRILCLTPNATEPLRERGLLSARLGAREQALADLERFLELAPHAEDAPQIRARVAALKKEHTTLN
- a CDS encoding deoxyhypusine synthase family protein → MPKATSRSTSRQAASSAPAKVSPRKAFEAARTVHPVGITGKERPVDIVTHMFPAYVGRQERTAFELMRRSIAEDCCTFLTLSGAMTPAGLHQSCLIPLLDRGLVDCITTTGANLYHDAHRIIGHRIREIEPNAGDLQYRLARIIRIYDLGFWEETLLETDKLFSAILQKPEFQKKMTTTELHYLLGKNIARIEDALGVTSPSLLSTAYRYGVPIFVGAVQDGSIFLNIVKLKRLLGPAFKLEIDVNDDVFEMGAIQRHCFSTLGKPMAIWILGGGVPKNYTLQGEPLLDQILSVPTHGFDIDVQFCVDPVDNGALSSCPAGEGHTWGKVSAESVASGSVYVHADVTAVFPWLTYALLSDPRIHRRHRRLYDAREKAVLGLQAEVEKRRKKLLPTLNFPLPKENVADRPVKKAKVKAKAKSKKKR
- a CDS encoding PilZ domain-containing protein, translating into MGQGPAERPFRVHERKPVRFVVGMSHAGGWQGEARVHDIGLGGAGLEMSGRASAPPSPLLRENDRVALSFIAPTLWDPLEIPARIVWVRPSPPSPALRFGVAFEATDSAKIFALFELVSTFVFDR